From a single Capsicum annuum cultivar UCD-10X-F1 chromosome 12, UCD10Xv1.1, whole genome shotgun sequence genomic region:
- the LOC107849634 gene encoding uncharacterized protein LOC107849634, whose translation MARFVPMKFKRVTEAFDEVAKARIRENSGSEHSPASESVMNLSELVNSFLEGEVIVDDKLTEITDVNVDDNNNNCFDESKIKENLKDLFDCDDGSKRRIINAVKNALDDDEENERSSIEFKRRLMSRLRDRGFDVGLCKSKWEKASNRTSGSYEYIDVNMSSNRYIIEVSLAGEFEIARATRCYAKLLDIFPNVFVGKVEELKQVVRIMSRAMKKSMKKMDIYVPPWRRLGYMEAKWFGSYKRTTNENYQKINFDLMKKRDVGFVPIIRSSEPEVEISVDRDPVKTSFEEWVRPGRFSRAIAEGSDTTTWIWNLHADAHDFDSHHTRVFNCRGNIVASNSGIKIGNLAAALNG comes from the exons ATGGCAAGATTCGTACCGATGAAGTTTAAGAGAGTAACAGAGGCATTTGATGAGGTAGCAAAAGCAAGAATACGCGAAAATAGCGGCAGCGAGCACTCTCCGGCCTCGGAGAGCGTGATGAATTTATCGGAGCTCGTAAATTCTTTTTTAGAAGGAGAGGTAATCGTTGACGATAAATTAACAGAGATTACTGATGTAAAtgttgatgataataataataattgcttCGATGAATCGAAGATTAAGGAAAATTTGAAGGATTTGTTTGATTGTGATGATGGTTCGAAGAGACGTATTATTAATGCTGTGAAAAATGCATtggatgatgatgaagaaaatgagCGGAGTTCGATAGAGTTTAAACGGAGGTTGATGAGTCGATTGCGCGATCGTGGCTTCGATGTtg GATTGTGCAAGTCGAAGTGGGAGAAAGCTAGCAATCGTACATCAGGAAGTTACGAGTATATCGACGTTAACATGTCGAGTAATCGTTACATAATCGAGGTTTCATTAGCCGGAGAATTTGAAATTGCACGCGCAACGCGTTGCTACGCAAAGTTGCTAGATATTTTCCCTAATGTTTTTGTTGGTAAAGTGGAAGAGTTGAAGCAAGTTGTGAGAATTATGAGTAGAGCTAtgaagaaatcaatgaagaaaatgGATATTTATGTGCCACCATGGAGAAGACTTGGTTATATGGAAGCTAAATGGTTTGGATCTTATAAGAGAACAACAaatgaaaattatcaaaagattaattttgatttaatgaaGAAGAGAGATGTTGGATTTGTGCCGATTATTCGATCGTCGGAACCAGAAGTTGAAATTTCGGTAGATAGAGATCCTGTGAAAACTTCTTTTGAGGAATGGGTTAGACCGGGTCGTTTTTCAAGAGCAATAGCTGAAGGGTCTGATACTACCACTTGGATCTGGAACCTACATGCTGATGCTCACGATTTTGATAGTCATCATACCAGAGTATTCAATTGTAGAGGGAATATTGTTGCTTCTAATAGTGGCATTAAAATTGGAAATTTGGCTGCAGCATTGAATGGATAA